A window of the Dermatophagoides farinae isolate YC_2012a chromosome 2, ASM2471394v1, whole genome shotgun sequence genome harbors these coding sequences:
- the LOC124499693 gene encoding uncharacterized protein LOC124499693, with the protein MAEPRNQNQIQTSSSSSSMIGGKRIVKISIILISISILLNVYQKWNKFSMNIDKRLEMFQNSIQNLDRKFQSFEQMLKQEHCDTIDKSNNNRMDDDDEQKIRQMFSIKEMINEAQLEQTKPYVWFASNETKIPLLTLVAKHILQKQNFPSCQHENIPHEFDSYRNCFRSLSIEFHNRISLLFDQHHWFTLVGRIQYAFMITTIQSRRNEYLFQIGNIYFQIIEYDHLLTMPFDEISDDVDVSNTTMINDNNDGEQKK; encoded by the exons ATGGCTGAACCacgaaatcaaaatcaaattcaaacatcatcatcatcatcatcaatgattggtGGCAAAAGAATCGTGAAAATTTCCATAATTTTaatatcaatttcaattctattgaatgtttatcaaaaatggaataaattttcCATGAATATTGATAAACGTTTGgaaatgtttcaaaattcCATACAAAATTTGgatagaaaatttcaatcattcgaaCAAATGTTGAAACAGGAACATTGCGATACAATCGATAAATCGAATAACAATcgaatggatgatgatgatgaacaaaaaattcgacaaatg ttctccataaaagaaatgatcaatgaagctcaattggaacaaacaaaaccatATGTATGGTTTGCGTCGAATGAAACCAAAATACCATTGTTGACATTGGTTGCGAAACATATTCtacagaaacaaaattttccatcatgTCAACATGAAAACATTCCacatgaatttgattcatatagaaattgttttcgttcattatcaattgaatttcataatCGTATATCGTTATTATTCGATCAACATCATTGGTTCACATTGGTTGGCCGTATACAATATGCATTCATGATAACGACAATACAATCACGTAGAAATGAATATCTATTCCAAATTGgtaatatttattttcaaattattgaatatgaTCATTTATTAACAATGccatttgatgaaatatcggatgatgttgatgtatCCAATACAACcatgattaatgataataatgatggtgagcaaaagaaatga
- the LOC124500099 gene encoding muscle LIM protein 1 — MSANICLRCSRPVYAAEELLAGGQKWHKVCFKCNLCNKRLDSTNVNAHDNALWCKQCYGRKFGPKGYGFGGGAGALSMDVGEHLGNRESQMTNKPLGINN, encoded by the exons ATGTCTGCAAACATTTGCCTACGATGTAGTAGACCAGTATATGCTGCTGAAGAATTATTGGCCGGTGGACAAAAATGGCATAAagtttgtttcaaatgtaaTCTATGCAATAAACGTTTGGATTCGACCAATGTGAATGCCCATGATAATGCATTGTGGTGTAAACAATGTTATGGCCGTAAATTTGGACCAAAAgg ttatGGATTCGGTGGTG GTGCTGGTGCATTATCGATGGATGTTGGTGAACATCTTGGTAATCGAGAATCACAAATGACCAATAAACCATTGGGTATCAATAACTAA
- the NELF-B gene encoding negative elongation factor B → MDDVTFIQDLEEIGIHGRSTLRDILTESFRKNSNDDQQHDNNNNKLWPEILEFQSNNGIILPSLQPMFPLLHLLGVKSFEFHKSVVEELRENLINRFEEISQKMDPNKREANLKALLAKSFPLIKMPMIQPVVMALLKNIEVVEDKYLKLLVADESLYKKCDVSVKRHIWQEHQSMLVGELSPILSEYVKEKEAIFANIKESKHIFFLLTPKQRRQNEILQSLAQMVGKNVLLYDTILQFVRTVFIHTKNPHYCTLRVSLLMELHDANITDITSMDACHKFAWCLDACIRENTVDHKRIRELQGFLDNVKKGQEAVFSDLAMALYDPYAVNFLVQTAMRILNSLITNESCPREHQTLQFLLRLLNLGLHAHEILKTQAFREPKLNPEILTRFLPIIMGFMVDDQVRSVNSKLPPDDRESALTIIEHSGPPPDCFQTFIQQDPLAAIFAIYYTAQAARQHDRQAVVRVLGSLTTTSTYNNLSHSDPYQHILVSALVQLADEFVHDDLCTLVFDEILLPALDMNSTAVHLMKLIYHLNQWIPQERLESLMMKLQHYVQMPSTKDQRTRTTFVELVQYLEKIKEEKLRKNQPPQLPTTPVANQSNQIIAGNNTNVVDSPIGGSASVRIASTTTTTTTTQHHPMMTPSPHVYHTPSHSHHHHPLPPHSPVPPPTLPPPQPSSPLSPTPYYSTQQQPPMSPYTDTTNNPLSPYSGQPMSPLPPPTSSYQSPFHQPSSSSSRSTSSSSDRSYPTTNY, encoded by the exons atggatgatgttACATTCATCCAAGATCTTGAAGAGATTGGCATTCATGGCCGTTCAACATTACGTGATATATTGACCGAGTCATTCCGTaagaattcaaatgatgaccaacaacatgataataataataataaattatggCCAGAAATATtggaatttcaatcaaacaatggtATCATATTGCCATCATTGCAGCCAATGTTTCCATTGTTACATTTGTTGGGTGTAAAaagttttgaatttcataaaTCCGTTGTAGAAGAATTAcgtgaaaatttaattaatcgTTTTGAAGAAATATCACAAAAAATGGATCCAAATAAACGTGAAGCTAACCTGAAAGCATTGTTGGCTAAATCATTTCCATTGATTAAAATGCCAATGATACAGCCAGTGGTGATGgcattgttgaaaaatattgaagTTGTTGAAGATAAATATCTAAAATTATTGGTGGCCGATGAATCACTATACAAAAAATGTGATGTATCCGTTAAACGACATATTTGGCAAGAACATCAATCAATGCTTGTTGGTGAATTATCACCAATTCTTTCGGAATATGTTAAAGAG aaagaAGCAATATTTGCCAACATTAAAGAATCGAAACATATATTCTTTTTGCTCACACCGAAACAACGACGCCAGAATGAAATTCTACAATCATTGGCCCAAATGGTCGGTAAAAATGTTCTGCTTTATGATACGATTCTACAATTTGTTCGTACCGTATTTATACATACGAAAAATCCACATTATTGTACATTACGTGTTAGTTTATTGATGGAATTACATGATGCTAATATAACCGATATTACATCGATGGATGCTTGTCATAAATTTGCCTGGTGTTTGGATGCCTGTATTCGTGAGAATACCGTCGATCATAAACGTATTCGAGAATTGCAAGGTTTCCTTGATAACGTGAAAAAAGGACAAGAAGCTGTTTTCAGTGATCTAGCTATGGCATTATATGATCCATATGCCGTTAATTTTCTTGTACAAACGGCCATGAgaatattgaattcattgatcaCTAATGAATCATGTCCACGTGAACATCAAACATTACAATTTCTGTTACGTCTTCTTAATCTTGGTTTACATGCAcatgaaatattgaaaacacAAGCATTTCGTGAACCAAAATTAAATCCTGAAATATTAACACGTTTTCTTCCCATTATAATGGGATTTATGGTTGATGATCAGGTACGATCGGTTAATTCAAAACTGCCACCAGATGATCGTGAATCAGCATTAACAATAATTGAACATAGTGGACCACCACCAGATTGTTTTCAGACATTCATACAACAAGATCCATTAGCAGCTATATTCGCCATTTATTATACAGCACAAGCAGCACGACAACATGATCGTCAAGCCGTTGTTCGTGTATTGGgatcattaacaacaacgtCAACATATAATAATCTAAGCCATTCAGATCCATATCAACATATATTGGTCAGTGCACTTGTACAATTGGCTGATGAATTTGTACATGATGATCTATGTACATTGGTTTTCGATGAAATACTATTGCCAGCATTGGATATGAATAGTACAGCTGtacatttgatgaaattaatatatcatttaaatcaatgGATACCACAGGAACGGTTagaatcattaatgatgaaacttCAACATTATGTTCAAATGCCCAGTACAAAAGATCAACGGACACGTACAACATTTGTAGAATTGGTTcaatatttggaaaaaattaaagaagaaaaattacgTAAAAATCAACCACCACAATTACCGACAACTCCAGTggcaaatcaatcaaatcaaattattgcCGGTAATAATACGAATGTAGTGGATAGTCCAATCGGTGGTTCTGCATCCGTTCGTAttgcatcaacaacaacaacaacaacaacaacacaacatcatccaatgatgaCACCATCACCACATGTTTATCATACACCTTcacattctcatcatcatcatcctcttCCTCCTCATTCACCggtaccaccaccaacattaccaccaccacaaccatcatcacctTTATCACCGACACCTTATTATAgtacacaacaacagccaccaATGTCACCATATACAGATACAACAAATAATCCATTATCACCTTATAGTGGACAACCAATgtcaccattaccaccaccaacatcatcatatcaatcaCCATTCCATCaaccatcgtcatcatcatctcgatccacatcatcatcatcggatagATCTtatccaacaacaaattattaa